In the Candidatus Delongbacteria bacterium genome, ACTGCTAAGATTTATTTCACCTTCTTCCCACATATTCCAAGTTAACAAACTTTGAAGATTTTAGATATTTTTAACATACGATGACAGCGGAATTTATGAGGATTACAAGATTAGCATGATTTTTAAAGAAATTGATAAACGTAAATAACGACCATAATACAAGATGTCAGACACTTTGTAGATATGCACCGCTGTGCATATCAGACATCAAGAGAAGAGTTCGATGTCTGACACCTCAAAGGTGTCTGACATCTGGGAGTTAAAGCATTGAAAGTTAAAGTTGAAAAATGAAACTTATAAGAAATCAATATTATCATATTTTTAATAGAACTAATAATGAAGAACTTTTGTTTCGTTCAGATGAAAACTATATTTTCTTTTTAAAAAAATATAGATACTACATGGATGAATATTTTGAAACTATAGCTTATTGTTTAATGCCAACTCATTTTCACTTCTTGATCAGAGTTAAAAATGACGATATAAAGTATAAAACAGCATTAGCAATATTATTGAGTTCATATACTAAAGCACTTAATAAAAGATTTGATCGTCATGGAAGTCTATTTCAAACAAGAACAAAATCGATACTTGTTCCAAATGACAAATACTTATTAACTTTGATTGCTTATATCCATCAAAATCCAATAAGATCAAAATTGGTAGAAAAACAGGAACAATGGAAGTACTCATCATACCAAGATTATACAGGATCTAGAGCTGGGAGCTTACCAAATTATAAACATATTTTAGAATTATTCAATCTATCTAAAAACGATTTTCATCAGTTTAGCCAAAGACTACTAGATAAGTCTAACTTGAGTTTGTAACTTATAATACAAGATGTCAGACACTTTGTAGATATGCACCGCTGTGCATATCAGACATCAAGAGAGTCTTCGATGTCTGACATCTGGGAATAGATCTCTCTCTTCGTTCGAGATGACAATCAATCAAGAGAAGAGTCTTCGATGTCAGACACCTCGAAGGTGTCTGACATCTGGGATAAAACAAAAATTCTAATACGTCTCTTTCACATACCCACAAGTTCTCATTCTTGATCCTTCATAAGGATTCAAAACCTTCTTCGAGTTATTCAGCCATGATCCAGGATGCATCGGACAATGTATCTCATAATATCCCTTAGGCTTAATCTCTTTAGCTATATCAATCATCGCAGTAGAAACATCAAGCATTCCTTTTCTCAAATCAGAAATTTTACTCTTATTGGAAGTAATTTCCAAAGTTTTACCAATTTCCACGAAACTGTCATGAAATTTCTCATCTTTAGCCAGATTTTCATCAATAATCTTTTTCATCTCTTTAAGATTCGCTTTCACTTCATTGATACTGTCATAAGCAAGAGTATCATTGATCTTAATAGAAATATCCACAAGATCAGTAAATTTATCCTGCACAGCAGAAAAAGCAGTAATCACTGCAACCATCAGAATTAGCGTAACTGTTTTCATAATTCATCCTTTCAATAATTTTTTAAACTACCCATTTGTCCTTTAACTTCACCGCAATTTAGCATCATATCACCAAAATATGGATTAACCACTTCATCCTTATCACTTAACCAATATCCGCCAGTATTGTTATCCGCCATTGGACAAAAGACTACATACTTTTCAGGCAATATCTTAGATTTTACACAAAGAGAAATAATTGTATTATTCAATCCTTTATACATCTTCCTAAGTTCTTCCAAGTCTTTACTATTTCTCATAGTATGCAAAATATCTCTAATTTCTTGAAATTCAGGCTGATCGTTATTAGCTGTAAACTTCATTTTTTCTGTATAACCTACAGATTTTTCAAAATCAGATTCTACAAGTAGTTTGTTCAATTCTATCATTTCCTTGATAATCTCTTTTAGTGCCCTGCCATCATTTTCACTTAATGAAATTGAACTATCACCCTGATTCATCATAGATATTTTACCATTCAATTGTGCTTTAGAGTCGATTATAAAACTTCCCTTTGTTGCAATTTCATCACCTTCTGAGATACCGCTTAAAATTTCGTATAAATCTCCATATCTACTTCCCTTAGAAACTAGCGTAGCTTTAAAACTGTTCTCTCCGGTTTTTTTGTAGACAATTGAGTTGTCACCTGTCCATAATAATGAACTTACAGGTACAAGTAATTTGTTTTCTACTTCATAAGCAAACTCTCCACGTACTAACAAATTTCCTGTTAAATCTAGATTTTGATTATCAATTTCCGCATAAAATTTCACCAGATTATTGGTTGCAAATGGTGAAATCAGACTGACTTTTCCTTCAAGAAAAGTACCTGGATTATCAACTGTTTCAAATTTGAATTTATCTCCAACTTTAATTTTCCTGAGATCCTGCTGATAAATTTCAAATTCAGCTCGAAGTGTTTTTAAATCTGCTATTTCTACTATTTTTCCTCCTTCTGGTAGATTATCATTCTGTTTAGCAAACTTTTTAGTAATGAACCCTGATTTTGAAAATCTGATTGTGTGATTTATCTCGTAACCATTTTGTAAAATATCTTTTACATCGCTATCAGAAAGTCCATAACCCTTAAGTTTTAGAACAGACGTTTTATAAAGATTTCCCATTTTTTCTTGTTTAGAAGAGATAAGTAATTCTTCTTTGGCATTATTTAGTAATGGCGAATAGACTTCAGCTAAAAAATCACCAGCTTTAACATGTTTACCTGTAAAAAGATCGGCTAACTTTATTATTCTACCAGGAAAATATTGATTTATTGAAACCAAATTTTCTTCTGGAATCTCAAGTTTTCCATTTAAAGAAAGTATCTCTTTGGCATTCTGTTTCTTTATAATTACTGTTTCAATGCCAGATCTTCTAACTTCGCTATCAGTTAAAGTAATTGTGAAATCATCGGATGTTTCACTACCTGTCATCTCAACAAGATCCATAGCACAGATTGGACAAAGTCCTGATTCAGTAGTAACAATCTGCGGATGCATTGAACAAGTATAATTCTTTTTAACTTCGGCTAAATGTTCGTGCTTCTCATTTTCTCCACAGGATATAAAGAAAAGTGAAAGAAATATTAGCAGTAGACTATTTATCTTCAAAATATCCTCCGTTCGGCATAAAATTTCCGGTTAATTCAAGCATCTTTATTTTTGACTTATTTATGGAAAGTTCAGTAGATAGAATCATAATTTCTTTTTCAACTATTTTCCTTTCATCCATAAGTGAACTGATTTTCTGCCTAATTCCATTAGTCAAATCAGACTGATTCCTTTGGGATATATTCTTTAAAACTCCAATCTCTGAATTTAACAAATTTATTAAATCAGATGAAGTTCGGTAATTATTGGACTCTTTTAAAAAACTCAATTCAAGTTCATCAAAAATTGATTCTTTTTCCAAATCATTCTTTTCAATAGCTAATTTTGTAGATTGTAATTTTTTCTCTCTTGATGGAAAATCCAAAGGAACGGTAACTTGTGCTGTTACTAGGAAAATATCTCTTCCGCCATCCTTTATATTCATTTCAGGATCATCAACAACCGTATAATCAAGTCCAATTCCAAAATCAGGATAAAAATCCTTTTTATTACGGTTTTTAACAATATTTAGCTTTTTTGAAATAGTATTATTTCTCATTAACTCTGGATTTGATTTTAAATCAGAAGTGATAGGCATTTCCATTGAATGAATTATATCCAAAACAGAACTTAAGCTATCTGGATGAACCTTATATTTAACAAATAATTCATCGTTTAAATTCAGTACCCTGTTTTGTAGTTTGATGATTTCAGATTGATTAGTGAAGTTTAGTAACATGAAGTCGCCATTCATTTTAGTAAAATCATCTACAATTAAATTTGAACCATATTGTAAAATTGATGAATCCAGACCTGCGATCTCATTTCTTAATACAATAATTTTATCTAAATAATTCAGCTCAAAAATGTTTGTAATCAATTTTGCTGTCTCACTATTTATTCCCATATAATATTCAGAAAGAACAGTCTTAGCCTGAAATATCATTTGTTCTCTCTCCAGAGATAACTTACCAATCCAAGGTATTTTTTGATTGATTCCAGCCTTATAAACTTGTGGACCTAGCTTTGTTTCTACACTATTTATGAAATAACCACCATTTATTACAGGATCAGGTAATCTTCCACTTGCCTCAGCATTTTCCATTTCTGACTTATAATGAGTTAAATGATTTTTTGCTTTATTGATATTCTGAACAATATCTATTACATCATCTAAGCTTTTTGAAAAAAGAAATATGGGTATTAAAAGTAATAAAACTATTTTCATATTTTACCTCCTGATTTTAGAGATCGCTCCTTCCATATACTGTAAATTACAGGTATAATGAAAAGAGTGAGTAGCTCTATTGTCATTCCTCCGACAATAGGAATAGCCATCGGCTTCATGATCTCACCACCTTTACCCGACGATGTTAAAACTGGAAGCAAAGCCAGAATTGTTGTAGCTGTAGTCATCAAACAAGGGTTTATCCTTTTTAATCCTGCGTCAATAATTGCAGCTTTTATCTCCTCTTTTGTAGCCGGCTTGTTTTCATCAAAACTCTGCTCAAGATAACCTGTCATTAAAACTCCATCATCCGTTGCCACTCCAAAAAGTGCGATAAAACCCACCCAAACTGCTACACTTATATTAACAGTTCCGGTATTGAATACGCTGGAAAGTGAAGTTCCAAATAGTGAAAAATTGAGAAACCAATCCTGTCCGTATAACCAGATCAATATAAAACCACCAGAAAATGTGACTGCAATTGCAGAGAAAATTATTAGTGATGGCGTGATTTTTCTAAATTGCATATAGATAATAAAAAAAACAATAAAAAGTACTACCGGAACAATTACTGCCAATCTTTGTTGAGCTCTAATTTGATTTTTATAGTTTCCTGTAAATTCGAAATGAGTTCCCTTTGGTACTTTTATCTCACCGATATCAATATGATGATTGATTACAGATTTTACTTTTTCAACAGCTTCACCATCAGAAATATCACCTTTTTTATCAAAAATTACGTAAGAAACATAGAAGGAGTTTTCACTTTTAATTACCTGTGGACCTTTATCAAATTTTACTTTGGCAACATCCTTTAAAAGCAGTGAATTGTTTTGATGATCAAAATATGGGATATTTTCAATAGCTTCAACCGACTCACCTTCGGAAATTGGATACCTCACCCTGATATTGTATCTTTCTTTTCCTTCGACACTTTTATCTACAATTTTACCACTCAAAGCAAATTGGAGGTAATCCATAAAATTTCTTACAGATATTCCATATTGAGCAAGCTTTTCCCTGTCTGGAATAATCTGCAGATATGGCTTTCCAACAACTTTATCTGCAAAGACAGATTCACCTTTAATCTCTTTAACACCTTTTAGAATTTTCTCAAATTCTGAACCTAAAAATTCTATGTCAGACAAAGATTGTCCTGAAATTTGAATTCCCATTGGAGCTCTCATTCCAGTTTGAAGCATCACAATTCTTGTTTCAATTGGTTGTAGTTTTGGTGCTGAAGTTATCCCTGGAATATTACTTTTCTTAACAATTTCATTCCAAATATCATCAGTACTTTTTATCGAATCCCGCCAATTTCTGAAGAATGAGCCAAAGTTATCTTTTATTAGATTATTATCTTTATCTCTTAGGAAATTACCATTCTCATCTGTTTTGAATCTTACTCGTTCCCCATTTTCA is a window encoding:
- a CDS encoding transposase, producing MKLIRNQYYHIFNRTNNEELLFRSDENYIFFLKKYRYYMDEYFETIAYCLMPTHFHFLIRVKNDDIKYKTALAILLSSYTKALNKRFDRHGSLFQTRTKSILVPNDKYLLTLIAYIHQNPIRSKLVEKQEQWKYSSYQDYTGSRAGSLPNYKHILELFNLSKNDFHQFSQRLLDKSNLSL
- a CDS encoding DUF3347 domain-containing protein, with amino-acid sequence MKTVTLILMVAVITAFSAVQDKFTDLVDISIKINDTLAYDSINEVKANLKEMKKIIDENLAKDEKFHDSFVEIGKTLEITSNKSKISDLRKGMLDVSTAMIDIAKEIKPKGYYEIHCPMHPGSWLNNSKKVLNPYEGSRMRTCGYVKETY
- a CDS encoding efflux RND transporter periplasmic adaptor subunit is translated as MKINSLLLIFLSLFFISCGENEKHEHLAEVKKNYTCSMHPQIVTTESGLCPICAMDLVEMTGSETSDDFTITLTDSEVRRSGIETVIIKKQNAKEILSLNGKLEIPEENLVSINQYFPGRIIKLADLFTGKHVKAGDFLAEVYSPLLNNAKEELLISSKQEKMGNLYKTSVLKLKGYGLSDSDVKDILQNGYEINHTIRFSKSGFITKKFAKQNDNLPEGGKIVEIADLKTLRAEFEIYQQDLRKIKVGDKFKFETVDNPGTFLEGKVSLISPFATNNLVKFYAEIDNQNLDLTGNLLVRGEFAYEVENKLLVPVSSLLWTGDNSIVYKKTGENSFKATLVSKGSRYGDLYEILSGISEGDEIATKGSFIIDSKAQLNGKISMMNQGDSSISLSENDGRALKEIIKEMIELNKLLVESDFEKSVGYTEKMKFTANNDQPEFQEIRDILHTMRNSKDLEELRKMYKGLNNTIISLCVKSKILPEKYVVFCPMADNNTGGYWLSDKDEVVNPYFGDMMLNCGEVKGQMGSLKNY
- a CDS encoding TolC family protein translates to MKIVLLLLIPIFLFSKSLDDVIDIVQNINKAKNHLTHYKSEMENAEASGRLPDPVINGGYFINSVETKLGPQVYKAGINQKIPWIGKLSLEREQMIFQAKTVLSEYYMGINSETAKLITNIFELNYLDKIIVLRNEIAGLDSSILQYGSNLIVDDFTKMNGDFMLLNFTNQSEIIKLQNRVLNLNDELFVKYKVHPDSLSSVLDIIHSMEMPITSDLKSNPELMRNNTISKKLNIVKNRNKKDFYPDFGIGLDYTVVDDPEMNIKDGGRDIFLVTAQVTVPLDFPSREKKLQSTKLAIEKNDLEKESIFDELELSFLKESNNYRTSSDLINLLNSEIGVLKNISQRNQSDLTNGIRQKISSLMDERKIVEKEIMILSTELSINKSKIKMLELTGNFMPNGGYFEDK